From the genome of Paenibacillus thermoaerophilus:
TACGATATACCATGATATCAAATCGAAGGAGAGGAGATCTTCATATGGATTGGACTTGGCTGTTGCTACTGTTGTGCCCATTGATGATGATCTTCATGATGAAAGGGATGCATGGTACGCATGGGAAGCATGAACACCAAACAGAAAAGGAAATTTTGGAGTTAAAGAAAGAAAATCAAAGGTTGTCTCAAGAACTGGAACATCTTAGGAAAAACACAGGGTAAAATTAAAAAAACGGCGGTAAAACAGAAATTAAAGAGCTGAAAGAGGCAGAAATGGAGCACGTTCACGGTTTGGGCTGCTCATCGACGGCAACAAGCTTCTCTTTGGATATTACAACAGCGGTCATCCTGCTCCAGGCTCCAGGAAGATCCAGAGCTTAAAGGTATGGTGAAGCGGCATGTACAGTGTTTTTAGCGAGATCAGTTCGTG
Proteins encoded in this window:
- a CDS encoding DUF2933 domain-containing protein; this translates as MDWTWLLLLLCPLMMIFMMKGMHGTHGKHEHQTEKEILELKKENQRLSQELEHLRKNTG